The following are from one region of the Melospiza melodia melodia isolate bMelMel2 chromosome 14, bMelMel2.pri, whole genome shotgun sequence genome:
- the DOK3 gene encoding docking protein 3 — MERPVKDGILYVQHTKFGKRSWRKMRAQLFAASPSGVARMEKFDVRDDGTVPEKVSLQRCARRVIRLSDCVSVGPAGTQSCPKATAAFYLTTTEKSYVLAAEQRDEWITQLCQLAFQGGKETMPSSARTQLSPAVPMEENSLYSSWQDLTEFLVLVVQTDAATRCGLHGHYLLSALPQSLTLKDPQSRQPLLTWPYPFLRKFGQDQAVFSFEAGRRSDSGEGTFTFSTPRAPELCRAVAAAIACQQQGKDTLEPRLFCVSEPQLFAQSLEPQPWGPGNDEPQPSSALGGTQPASHPPANLLCFTPPEPEASCPIVYASIARGQQPLFVSGQPGSGEPWAVGKPLPEHLYENIFTAEPRPAGAQEEEEEGQWELGCRQAPEGHSSEGGPIYDNRAAMAPTPRAAGWGRGGQEALSGRSGHKPHSTLRAKLVRLLSRESPGARDWA; from the exons ATGGAGAGACCAGTGAAGGATGGGATCCTTTATGTGCAGCACACCAAATTTGGAAAG AGGTCCTGGAGGAAGATGCGAGCCCAGCTGTTCGCTGCCAGCCCGTCCGGCGTGGCCCGCATGGAGAAGTTTGACGTGCGGGATGATGGCACAGTCCcagagaaggtgtccctgcagcgCTGTGCCCGCCGCGTGATCCGCCTCTCTGACTGCGTCTCCGTGGGCCCGGcgggcacccagagctgccccaaagCCACTGCTGCCTTCTACCTCACCACCACGGAGAAGAGCTATGTGCTGGCAGCCGAACAGCGCGATGAATGGatcacccagctctgccagctggccTTCCAG GGTGGAAAAGAGACAATGCCGAGTAGTGCCAGGACCCAGCTCAGCCCCGCTGTCCCCATGGAGGAGAACTCTCTCTACTCGTCCTGGCAGGACC TGACTGAATTCTTGGTGCTGGTGGTTCAGACAGACGCGGCCACCCGCTGTGGGCTGCATGGGCACTACCTGCTTTCAGCCcttccccagagcctgacactgaAGGACCCCCAATCCCGCCAGCCCCTGCTCACCTGGCCCTACCCCTTCCTTCGCAAGTTTGGCCAGGATCAG GCTGTCTTCTCCTTCGAGGCTGGCCGCCGCAGTGACTCCGGCGAGGGCACCTTCACCTTCAGCACCCCACGGGCCCCTGAGCTCTGCcgggctgtggctgctgccattgcctgccagcagcagggcaagGACACCCTGGAGCCCAGACTCTTCTGTGTCTCAGAGCCCCAGCTCTTTGCACAGAGCCttgagccccagccctgggggcctGGGAATGATgaaccccagcccagctcagcgctGGGGGGTACACAGCCTGCCTCCCACCCCCCTGCAAACCTCCTGTGCTTCACCCCACCTGAGCCAGAGGCCTCATGCCCCATCGTCTATGCCTCCATCgcccggggccagcagccccTCTTTGTCTCAGGGCAGCCAGGCTCTGGGGAGCCCTGGGCCGTGGGGAAGCCGCTCCCTGAGCATCTCTACGAGAACATCTTCACTGCAGAACCACGTCCAGCCGGGgcccaggaagaggaggaggaagggcagtGGGAGCTGGGGTGCCGACAGGCCCCCGAGGGCCACAGCAGTGAGGGGGGGCCCATCTATGACAACCGGGCCGCCATGGCACCGACCCCCCGCGCCGCGGGCTGGGGGCGCGGAGGGCAGGAGGCGCTGTCAGGGCGCTCCGGGCACAAGCCGCACAGCACCCTTCGGGCCAAGCTGGTgcggctgctgagcagggagagtCCCGGAGCGCGGGACTGGGCTTGA